In uncultured Draconibacterium sp., one genomic interval encodes:
- a CDS encoding family 43 glycosylhydrolase produces MQKFVSIIIVLVLIVTITPHKLKSQTLNPQVSAMFENAIDSIEPPVPVIKPLFKYHLRDVAVCKGPNGKFYLTGTTDDNWGVADGIRVWESSDLKDWKLIGEDGFVWTFDKNASNEAQRKIKVSKGRLVRGIWAPEIHYINNNFWITYSVSGGYGSGLLKSISGKPEGPYEDVKKDAAMVKGIDATLFKDVDGTVWYIWGPGNMKKLKPDMMGFADDADPVFPKDASGKEVGYEGVNMYYRNGIYYLMAAEWNEEGPNKGHAFGNTDINRRTADGRYDCMIAMSENITGPYSKSYIAIPHGGHNLIFDDFTGNTWATLFGNDEAAAQFRENPAIVQMQFDEQKRLVPVIPYPSAATENMAVIYVSENGNNSDGKSWKSAYTSLQKAIDVANPETQIWVEKGRYGKELKIEGKTALYIYGGFNGSEKKLEERSKIALTAVDGQDETPHILSIKNSEYIRIDGLVITGGENNGEVNNGDGAGVCIENGGESVRFVNCTISNNYASKNGAGIYVSNGASPLFVGCEIINNEAHNNGGAMFVNCNADNGYHTRFYNCNISNNKAQANGGVAWFNTNQKQTGTLRFINCLLNGNFTLLEGGNIVMNGGATLLMSHCTVVNNKGMSKGASIAQFGRVPAQNRIINSIFANNYGAALFVADAYEGADPTSAREWIWTEIKNNLFHKNQTLSLCRYSYKADDYKTVEEMNAKTWALNNVEGDPLFTNPYEYDFTIKPGSAAIGAGTLKNAFPVDFDGNRRFSDFDTTDEKIDVGFQKR; encoded by the coding sequence ATGCAAAAATTTGTTTCAATTATTATAGTATTGGTGCTTATAGTTACAATTACACCACACAAATTAAAAAGTCAGACACTTAATCCCCAGGTTTCGGCAATGTTCGAAAATGCCATCGACAGCATTGAACCACCGGTTCCCGTAATAAAACCACTTTTTAAATATCACTTACGTGATGTTGCCGTATGTAAAGGCCCTAATGGTAAATTCTATTTAACCGGAACCACAGATGATAACTGGGGAGTTGCTGACGGAATAAGAGTATGGGAATCATCCGACTTAAAAGATTGGAAATTAATTGGTGAAGATGGTTTTGTCTGGACCTTTGATAAAAATGCCAGTAATGAAGCCCAGCGTAAGATTAAAGTATCAAAAGGCAGGTTGGTGCGCGGTATCTGGGCACCTGAAATTCATTATATCAATAACAATTTTTGGATTACCTATTCGGTGAGTGGTGGCTACGGTTCGGGATTGTTGAAAAGTATAAGTGGTAAACCCGAAGGGCCCTACGAAGATGTAAAGAAAGATGCTGCTATGGTGAAAGGTATTGATGCTACACTTTTTAAAGATGTCGACGGCACGGTGTGGTATATTTGGGGACCGGGCAATATGAAAAAACTAAAGCCCGACATGATGGGATTTGCGGATGATGCAGACCCGGTATTCCCGAAAGATGCCAGTGGCAAAGAAGTGGGGTACGAAGGAGTAAATATGTATTATAGAAATGGTATTTATTACCTGATGGCTGCCGAGTGGAATGAGGAAGGCCCCAATAAAGGGCATGCATTTGGCAATACCGATATTAACCGACGCACCGCCGACGGGCGTTACGACTGTATGATTGCCATGTCGGAAAATATTACAGGACCCTATTCAAAATCATATATTGCCATTCCGCACGGGGGACACAATTTAATATTCGACGATTTTACCGGAAACACCTGGGCTACATTGTTCGGAAACGATGAAGCTGCAGCACAATTTCGAGAGAATCCGGCCATTGTTCAAATGCAGTTTGATGAGCAAAAAAGACTGGTACCTGTAATTCCATACCCATCGGCAGCAACTGAAAACATGGCAGTAATTTATGTTTCAGAAAATGGGAACAACAGCGATGGTAAATCATGGAAATCAGCCTACACTTCTTTGCAGAAAGCAATTGATGTAGCTAATCCTGAAACTCAGATTTGGGTGGAAAAAGGAAGATACGGAAAAGAACTGAAAATTGAAGGAAAAACAGCGCTATACATTTATGGTGGTTTCAATGGTTCAGAAAAAAAGTTGGAAGAACGAAGCAAAATTGCTTTAACCGCTGTTGATGGACAAGATGAAACGCCGCACATACTTAGCATTAAAAATTCGGAATACATTCGAATTGATGGTTTAGTAATTACTGGTGGTGAAAATAATGGCGAGGTTAATAATGGAGACGGCGCCGGTGTTTGTATCGAAAATGGAGGCGAATCAGTTCGCTTTGTGAATTGTACAATTTCCAATAATTATGCCTCGAAAAACGGAGCAGGTATTTATGTTTCGAACGGAGCCAGTCCATTATTTGTAGGTTGTGAAATAATTAACAATGAGGCGCACAACAACGGTGGTGCAATGTTCGTCAATTGCAATGCCGACAATGGATATCACACTCGTTTCTACAACTGTAACATCAGCAATAATAAAGCACAGGCCAATGGTGGAGTTGCATGGTTTAATACCAACCAAAAACAAACAGGAACCTTGCGTTTTATAAATTGTTTGCTGAACGGAAACTTTACACTTCTTGAGGGCGGAAATATTGTGATGAATGGTGGGGCAACTTTATTAATGAGCCACTGTACAGTGGTAAATAACAAAGGGATGTCGAAAGGAGCATCCATTGCACAGTTTGGGCGTGTTCCTGCTCAAAACCGAATTATTAATTCAATTTTTGCCAATAACTATGGTGCTGCACTTTTTGTTGCTGATGCATACGAAGGTGCCGATCCAACTTCAGCGCGCGAGTGGATTTGGACAGAGATAAAAAACAATCTATTTCACAAAAATCAAACGTTGAGCCTTTGCAGGTATTCATACAAAGCCGACGATTATAAAACGGTTGAAGAGATGAACGCCAAAACCTGGGCTCTCAATAACGTGGAGGGAGACCCACTTTTTACAAATCCTTATGAATACGACTTTACCATAAAACCAGGTTCAGCAGCAATTGGTGCCGGTACCTTAAAAAATGCCTTTCCAGTTGATTTTGATGGAAACAGACGTTTTTCTGATTTTGATACAACCGATGAAAAAATTGATGTCGGATTTCAAAAAAGATAA
- a CDS encoding Sip1-related alpha-galactosidase, translated as MKKIFIITFLTISFFGCKVSAEKSKRLTETSIDLTNPDNFEILKFDEFDGIPDDGILKNFTVTLPEFEQLIYWGSDGNGKTGIIPSNRGHMWVLNSNYEIENMPTIKKGGGVYGNMPTKEGTYSVFKLKNGKFLAVLPLVGEYSMGYFTFQKETTPVLSLASFGTENVKGEVPVLAYATGDNIYEASSKVWTNVIKSNLKGVTAKLRSDKTSPESWDYLGWCSWEEYRYRITDKLLIQAMQNIDESGIPIRWVLIDEGTEWYDASKNENRFKLGLYSLKPDPVKWPNGLQPLMKYKKEDGIKWMGLWHHQAGLYKGIDPENNMGEEMNKNFEYQPNGLYTVKGDFDSQYSFYKELFKEPIELGFDFIKVDFQGPQFQMYIGGKNAVSAHLQSNRALEAFARDFNFGLINCFAQDMVCALTSSHSSVTRASQDYRLGIPTAARIQTFQCYNNKLWMGNVVWGDHDMFHSNDTTANRLMAVSKAMAGAPVYVSDAPEEFMPEVITPLCYTDGKLIRPEAPAIPLQESFFSSPLNNKVLYKTIAPLANGAASIVCYNIYDGDEPVTISGSISADDYKHASAMMQPYPGEFEVPEEGLFLFDYYKQEGQKLTGKYKMEITGLNDRLLHLCPIKNGWAIIGRTDKYLSPSTIINPVYSDNEISFSMVEEGEIAIYLKEGTPVADGLSFDKKANGLWTVLIPENQIDKIVIQKK; from the coding sequence ATGAAGAAGATCTTTATTATTACATTCCTTACTATCTCATTTTTTGGATGCAAGGTCTCAGCTGAAAAATCAAAACGTTTAACCGAAACATCTATCGATTTAACGAATCCCGATAATTTCGAAATTCTCAAATTTGATGAATTTGATGGAATTCCGGATGACGGAATTTTAAAAAACTTCACGGTAACATTGCCCGAATTTGAGCAATTAATTTATTGGGGTTCAGATGGAAATGGAAAAACAGGAATAATCCCGAGTAACCGCGGGCACATGTGGGTGCTAAATAGTAATTACGAAATAGAAAATATGCCGACCATTAAAAAAGGTGGTGGCGTTTATGGTAATATGCCTACAAAAGAAGGTACTTATTCGGTTTTTAAGCTTAAAAACGGAAAATTTCTGGCTGTGTTACCTTTGGTTGGCGAGTATTCAATGGGATATTTCACTTTTCAGAAAGAAACCACGCCCGTTTTATCGCTTGCCTCGTTTGGTACAGAAAACGTAAAAGGAGAAGTGCCGGTTTTAGCTTACGCAACAGGAGATAACATTTATGAAGCTTCCTCAAAAGTTTGGACTAATGTTATTAAAAGTAATTTGAAAGGAGTAACGGCAAAACTGCGTAGCGATAAAACTTCTCCAGAAAGTTGGGATTATCTGGGATGGTGCAGTTGGGAAGAGTATCGTTATCGAATTACCGATAAGCTTTTGATTCAAGCAATGCAAAACATTGATGAGTCAGGCATCCCAATTCGTTGGGTTTTGATTGATGAAGGTACAGAATGGTATGATGCCTCGAAAAATGAAAATCGTTTTAAGTTAGGATTATACAGCCTTAAACCAGATCCTGTAAAGTGGCCAAACGGATTACAACCGTTAATGAAATACAAAAAAGAAGATGGAATAAAGTGGATGGGACTTTGGCATCACCAGGCGGGTTTATACAAAGGTATTGACCCCGAGAACAATATGGGTGAAGAAATGAACAAAAATTTTGAGTATCAGCCCAATGGATTGTATACGGTTAAGGGAGATTTCGACTCGCAATACTCTTTTTATAAGGAATTATTCAAAGAACCCATTGAGCTGGGGTTCGATTTTATTAAAGTTGATTTTCAGGGACCTCAATTTCAGATGTACATTGGTGGCAAAAATGCGGTTAGTGCTCACCTGCAATCGAACAGGGCATTAGAGGCTTTTGCCAGAGATTTTAACTTTGGTTTGATCAATTGTTTTGCGCAAGACATGGTTTGTGCCTTAACATCAAGCCATAGCTCGGTTACCCGTGCCAGTCAGGACTATCGACTGGGGATTCCCACTGCAGCTCGTATACAAACATTTCAATGCTATAACAATAAATTGTGGATGGGCAATGTTGTGTGGGGCGATCACGATATGTTCCATTCCAACGATACAACGGCAAATCGTTTAATGGCGGTATCAAAAGCCATGGCTGGTGCACCCGTTTATGTTTCGGATGCACCTGAAGAATTTATGCCTGAAGTAATTACTCCACTGTGTTATACTGATGGGAAATTAATACGCCCCGAGGCTCCTGCAATTCCATTGCAAGAATCGTTTTTTAGCAGTCCGTTAAACAACAAGGTTTTATACAAAACTATTGCACCACTTGCAAATGGAGCGGCCAGTATTGTTTGTTATAATATTTACGATGGCGACGAACCTGTAACGATTTCAGGAAGTATTAGTGCGGATGATTACAAACATGCATCTGCAATGATGCAGCCTTATCCCGGTGAATTTGAAGTTCCTGAGGAAGGTTTATTCTTGTTTGATTATTACAAACAAGAGGGGCAAAAACTAACAGGAAAATACAAAATGGAAATTACCGGATTAAACGATAGATTGCTGCATTTATGCCCCATAAAAAATGGATGGGCAATTATAGGGCGTACCGATAAGTATTTGTCACCGTCAACCATTATTAATCCTGTTTATTCAGATAACGAAATTAGCTTTAGCATGGTTGAAGAGGGAGAAATTGCCATTTATTTGAAAGAAGGGACACCGGTTGCAGACGGTCTTTCATTCGATAAGAAGGCAAATGGACTATGGACTGTTTTAATTCCGGAAAATCAGATTGATAAAATCGTAATTCAAAAGAAATAG
- a CDS encoding two-component regulator propeller domain-containing protein has product MTIAFAGNAIEKPYVFKKLNNQDGLSYNTVHDIAQEESGIIWFATKQGLNKYDSYHIERYYKEDKVGIPSNFTTCLLITKNNRLFIGTDKGLIEYNRRFNKFNAILYNESPLPDITSLTETSNGVILIGTLQGIFAYHPSKGTVVKFVSLQNDFISSILEWQPNEFLVTSHSGVCVVTSDGLLLEYYNQSNTASLPTNIIVKAYKDRDGNCWIGTNNSGLFLFDKEHKLFKRIRLAESEMAETMVVHDIEEDLRGNIWISGEQGIFILNTKTHQAINIQHSLEKSEYNLNDNATYPLFRSKEDIMWIGTYFGGVNYTNLNNSKGFYNIYPGDGKNELPGKAINKLYKDSKGILWIATEDGGVCSFDPKTKNIFNNWKKGTDNALSSNNIHAICEDRDGNIWFGHFMTGIDIYNPSNGNFRNISIRPDIKYSITQNSVYSIIKDSKGKIWVGTRLGVYNYDYQKAELIPFKQDDLGENFIYNITEDRTGRMWFCTRHGGIAYYDKDSDVVVKIKEYDGISTNKIIASTEDSAGRIWFGTANGGVNIYHPASDSFEVLTMENGLPNNTVYGILETGNGEFWLSTNQGLSMYNPKTQKFRNYNVNDGLAQMQFNYGSYFKDDDGTFYFGHIYGLTYFNPSEVSDDAYKTQVIFTDFKISNETVLVSDEGILKKPINLTEKISLSYFQKAFTIDFVAINHISAGNNRFYYYLEGFDEDWNDMGNKTSATYTNLLPGKYTFWLKAENNDGFESANIKSLEIRIRPPFYLSVGAFVMYLMLLAGLVLFYRKITIEKEKEKAALGIERMERQKMRELNQQRLNFYTYISHEFKTPLSIIISTIDQILNESNLSKDLLSRFQRLNRSSKRLSFLFNQLMDFRKIETKHAKLVLQKGDIIEFLRETCLVFSPLFDQQRVNFEFKANRNEYEYWFDPDKIEKIIANLISNALKHTPIHGRISCEATIIDDVGAGEQKSLSICIKDSGKGISTEDQENLFTPFYVNYQKDEQKSGSGIGLTLVKSLVEYLHGTIVVKSKLNEGTKFRIQLPLDYKGVANVKLENSNESVSRSLDVESIRDTVSEPVQLKPKVDNNNEFKLLVVEDTVDLAEVLFEHYSKSFKVSYAQNGKEALKIVKDEEPDIIISDVMMPEMNGIEFCKKIKSDEATSHIAVILLTAKTTHEDKIAGLEAGAEAYVRKPFDFKELDLVVRNFIEIRKKLKEKVVTGGEINFDKLKLQSKDKEFIEKVSKIINENIEDESLNVEGLSKLLGLSRTMVYLKFKKLINMSVSDYILSIRLKKAIELMTDLERNISDVAYEVGFSDPNYFSKVFKKMYKKTPSAYRKELFQKLNNPKQN; this is encoded by the coding sequence TTGACTATTGCTTTTGCTGGAAATGCAATTGAAAAGCCTTATGTATTCAAAAAACTTAATAATCAGGATGGATTATCATATAACACTGTACATGATATTGCACAGGAAGAATCAGGGATAATTTGGTTTGCAACAAAACAAGGTTTAAATAAATACGATAGCTACCATATTGAACGATATTACAAGGAAGACAAGGTTGGTATACCATCAAACTTTACGACGTGCTTGCTTATAACTAAAAATAATCGTTTATTTATTGGTACCGATAAAGGCTTAATTGAATACAACCGAAGGTTTAACAAATTCAATGCAATTTTATATAACGAGAGTCCATTACCTGATATTACAAGCCTTACTGAAACCAGCAACGGTGTAATATTAATCGGAACACTGCAAGGGATATTTGCTTATCATCCAAGCAAGGGAACAGTAGTAAAATTTGTTTCTTTACAAAACGACTTCATATCATCGATTCTTGAATGGCAGCCTAACGAATTTTTGGTAACATCTCATTCCGGGGTGTGTGTGGTAACTTCTGATGGTCTTTTGTTGGAATATTATAATCAATCGAACACAGCAAGTTTACCAACTAATATAATCGTCAAAGCATACAAAGATAGGGATGGAAACTGTTGGATTGGAACAAATAACAGTGGATTGTTTTTGTTTGATAAAGAACATAAATTGTTTAAAAGAATTAGATTGGCCGAAAGCGAGATGGCCGAAACAATGGTAGTTCACGATATTGAAGAGGACCTGCGGGGGAATATTTGGATTTCGGGAGAACAAGGGATTTTTATCCTCAACACGAAAACACACCAAGCCATTAATATCCAGCACTCGCTTGAAAAATCGGAATATAACCTGAATGACAACGCAACTTATCCTCTGTTCCGAAGCAAGGAAGATATAATGTGGATTGGAACTTATTTTGGAGGAGTTAATTATACAAATCTTAATAATTCAAAAGGATTCTATAATATTTATCCTGGCGATGGTAAAAATGAACTTCCCGGAAAAGCGATAAATAAACTTTATAAAGATTCGAAAGGAATTCTATGGATTGCTACAGAAGATGGGGGAGTATGTTCGTTCGATCCCAAAACAAAAAACATATTTAATAACTGGAAAAAAGGAACGGACAATGCGCTAAGTTCGAATAATATACATGCCATCTGCGAAGACCGCGATGGTAATATCTGGTTCGGACATTTTATGACTGGAATTGATATTTACAATCCATCAAACGGTAATTTCAGAAACATATCTATCCGGCCTGATATTAAATACAGTATCACGCAAAATTCTGTTTATTCCATTATTAAAGATTCAAAAGGAAAAATTTGGGTAGGTACCCGGTTGGGGGTGTATAATTACGACTATCAGAAAGCTGAACTAATTCCTTTTAAACAGGACGACTTGGGAGAGAATTTTATTTATAATATAACGGAAGACCGAACCGGTAGAATGTGGTTTTGCACTCGCCATGGGGGTATTGCTTACTACGATAAAGATTCAGATGTTGTTGTAAAGATTAAAGAATACGATGGTATATCCACAAATAAAATAATTGCATCAACCGAGGATAGTGCCGGAAGAATTTGGTTTGGTACAGCTAACGGAGGTGTGAATATTTATCATCCCGCATCTGATTCGTTTGAAGTATTAACCATGGAAAACGGACTGCCAAACAATACCGTTTACGGAATTCTTGAAACAGGCAATGGCGAATTTTGGTTAAGTACAAACCAGGGGCTTTCAATGTATAACCCCAAAACTCAAAAATTCAGGAATTACAATGTAAATGATGGTTTGGCGCAAATGCAATTTAATTATGGTTCGTATTTTAAAGATGATGATGGCACGTTTTATTTCGGGCATATCTATGGCCTAACCTATTTTAATCCTTCAGAAGTTTCTGATGATGCATATAAAACTCAAGTTATATTTACCGATTTTAAAATTTCCAACGAAACTGTTTTGGTCAGCGATGAAGGGATTTTAAAAAAGCCGATTAACCTTACTGAAAAGATTTCGCTCAGTTATTTCCAAAAAGCATTTACCATCGATTTTGTGGCCATTAATCATATTTCGGCAGGTAATAACAGGTTTTATTATTATCTCGAAGGATTTGACGAGGACTGGAACGACATGGGAAATAAAACCAGTGCCACCTATACAAACCTATTGCCTGGGAAATATACTTTTTGGTTAAAAGCCGAAAACAACGATGGTTTTGAAAGTGCCAATATTAAAAGCCTTGAAATTCGCATTCGTCCACCGTTTTATCTTTCGGTTGGAGCTTTTGTTATGTATCTAATGTTGTTGGCAGGATTGGTTTTATTTTATCGAAAAATTACCATTGAAAAAGAAAAGGAAAAAGCTGCATTAGGTATAGAGCGAATGGAGCGTCAAAAAATGAGGGAATTAAACCAGCAACGCTTAAATTTCTATACTTATATTTCGCATGAGTTTAAAACACCACTCTCGATAATTATTTCAACTATCGACCAGATACTTAATGAAAGTAATCTTTCAAAAGATTTGTTAAGCCGTTTTCAGCGATTAAACCGAAGTTCAAAAAGACTCTCATTTTTGTTTAATCAATTAATGGATTTCCGAAAAATTGAAACCAAACATGCCAAATTGGTTTTGCAAAAAGGCGATATTATTGAGTTTCTGCGTGAAACCTGCCTGGTTTTTTCTCCCTTATTTGACCAACAACGTGTGAATTTCGAATTTAAAGCAAACCGGAATGAATACGAGTACTGGTTTGACCCTGATAAAATTGAGAAAATAATTGCCAATCTTATTTCGAATGCATTAAAGCATACTCCAATTCACGGAAGAATATCTTGTGAAGCAACAATCATAGATGATGTTGGTGCTGGCGAACAGAAGAGCCTGAGCATTTGTATTAAAGATAGCGGAAAAGGAATATCGACGGAAGATCAGGAAAATTTGTTTACACCATTTTATGTAAATTATCAAAAGGATGAGCAAAAAAGTGGTTCCGGAATTGGCTTAACATTGGTAAAAAGTCTTGTGGAATATTTACATGGCACTATTGTGGTGAAAAGCAAATTGAACGAGGGAACAAAATTTAGAATACAGTTGCCTCTTGATTATAAGGGGGTTGCAAATGTTAAGCTCGAAAACAGCAACGAATCAGTAAGCCGAAGTCTTGATGTCGAAAGTATCAGAGACACAGTATCGGAACCTGTTCAACTTAAACCAAAGGTGGATAATAATAATGAGTTTAAGCTTCTTGTTGTAGAAGATACCGTTGATTTAGCAGAGGTTTTGTTTGAACATTATTCGAAATCGTTTAAGGTGAGTTACGCGCAAAATGGAAAGGAGGCGCTTAAAATAGTAAAAGATGAAGAACCCGATATTATTATTAGTGATGTGATGATGCCGGAAATGAATGGCATTGAATTTTGTAAAAAAATAAAGTCAGATGAAGCCACCAGTCACATTGCAGTAATTTTACTTACCGCAAAAACTACTCACGAAGATAAAATTGCCGGTTTGGAAGCAGGTGCCGAAGCCTATGTGAGGAAACCTTTCGACTTTAAAGAGTTGGATCTTGTGGTAAGAAATTTTATTGAGATTCGCAAAAAACTAAAAGAAAAAGTAGTTACAGGTGGCGAAATCAATTTTGATAAACTCAAATTACAAAGTAAGGACAAGGAGTTTATAGAAAAAGTTTCCAAAATAATTAATGAAAATATAGAAGATGAATCGTTGAATGTTGAGGGGCTTTCAAAGTTGTTGGGATTGAGCAGAACGATGGTATATCTAAAATTCAAAAAGTTAATCAATATGTCGGTGTCCGACTATATTTTAAGTATCCGCCTGAAAAAGGCTATAGAATTGATGACTGATTTAGAAAGGAATATCTCTGATGTTGCATACGAAGTTGGATTTTCCGACCCCAATTATTTTAGTAAGGTTTTTAAAAAGATGTATAAAAAAACACCATCGGCGTATCGAAAGGAATTGTTTCAGAAATTAAATAATCCGAAACAGAATTAA
- a CDS encoding family 43 glycosylhydrolase, with protein MKRNLIFLILIIPAFLNAQEYSQSKKDIKKSIEAHDKAVHIFHDWMRDPFITLAPDGTYLLTATQHGETIDGRPCTNWAAPLYKSKNLADWEFAGYYYDISKDAANYKDYLARWGERKKRIKKEEPLKLWAPEIHFINGNWHVLHTSNSGLGNFATTKGEKLESPYKAWNEKFHRQHDPSLFQDDDGSVYLVSRAAQIQKLNKDLTGFDGEPIKIGPSNRKIGHEGAYILKIGEKYVLFGTAWSTDKMRHGTYNLYYCTADKVDGPYGERKFAGRFLGHGTPFKDKQGRWWCTAFYNANKPTLNPYEAPKMDLSDTAYTINKQGLTIVPLEVNIVDGDVVIRAKDEHYRYPGEEEVQKF; from the coding sequence ATGAAAAGAAATCTAATATTCTTAATTCTAATTATTCCTGCATTCTTAAACGCCCAGGAATATTCACAATCGAAAAAAGACATTAAAAAATCTATTGAAGCCCATGATAAAGCCGTTCATATTTTCCACGATTGGATGCGCGATCCTTTTATAACATTAGCACCAGATGGAACCTATTTGCTTACTGCAACTCAGCACGGTGAAACAATTGATGGACGACCATGTACAAATTGGGCAGCTCCTTTGTACAAAAGTAAGAATTTGGCGGATTGGGAATTTGCCGGCTATTACTACGATATATCTAAAGATGCTGCAAATTACAAAGATTATCTGGCACGCTGGGGAGAGCGCAAAAAGAGAATTAAAAAAGAGGAGCCCTTAAAACTTTGGGCGCCCGAGATTCATTTTATTAACGGTAATTGGCATGTTTTACACACCTCAAATTCGGGTTTAGGAAACTTTGCAACAACAAAAGGTGAAAAACTAGAATCACCGTACAAAGCCTGGAATGAAAAATTTCACCGCCAGCACGACCCAAGCCTTTTTCAAGATGATGACGGGAGCGTTTACCTGGTCTCGCGTGCAGCACAAATTCAGAAATTAAATAAGGACTTGACAGGCTTTGATGGTGAACCCATTAAGATTGGTCCATCAAACAGAAAGATTGGGCACGAGGGAGCTTATATTTTAAAAATTGGCGAGAAATATGTTTTGTTTGGAACAGCCTGGAGTACCGATAAAATGCGCCACGGAACGTATAACCTATATTATTGCACAGCCGATAAAGTTGATGGCCCTTACGGCGAACGAAAATTTGCAGGTCGTTTTCTCGGGCATGGAACACCTTTTAAAGATAAACAAGGCCGCTGGTGGTGTACCGCTTTTTACAATGCCAACAAGCCAACGCTCAATCCATACGAAGCACCAAAAATGGATTTAAGCGATACGGCATACACCATAAATAAACAAGGCTTGACCATAGTGCCACTTGAAGTAAATATAGTTGATGGTGATGTGGTGATTCGTGCTAAAGATGAACACTATCGTTATCCTGGTGAGGAAGAGGTGCAGAAGTTTTAA
- a CDS encoding TonB-dependent receptor plug domain-containing protein codes for MGKILLMLSLFTLSFSSYCQVKIVRGQVTAHEEIPLVGAAIYVKSTNKVYKTDSLGHYRIQCSIKDKITVSANGFIKEEIKIRKKSKYVLVNLKLKSGEENKDLAMGYVNVADKDKLYAIKAIDDDEMDYSSFRNIHEVLTGNFPGLQIQNGEIVIRNTASFTGDNAALIIIDGRESTMNSLENIATSDIKNISVMKDASASMYGSRGANGVVIVSTKRGDK; via the coding sequence ATGGGAAAAATTTTGCTGATGCTTTCTTTGTTTACCCTGTCATTTTCCTCATATTGTCAGGTTAAAATTGTTCGGGGACAAGTTACTGCTCATGAGGAAATTCCACTGGTTGGGGCTGCGATATATGTAAAAAGCACCAACAAAGTCTATAAAACCGATAGCCTTGGACATTACCGCATTCAATGTTCTATAAAAGATAAAATAACAGTTAGTGCAAACGGCTTTATCAAAGAAGAAATCAAAATTCGAAAGAAATCAAAATATGTTTTGGTAAACCTGAAACTAAAAAGTGGAGAAGAAAACAAAGACCTTGCGATGGGGTATGTAAATGTTGCCGACAAGGATAAATTGTATGCCATAAAAGCCATTGATGATGACGAGATGGACTATTCATCGTTTCGAAATATCCACGAGGTATTAACGGGTAATTTCCCCGGATTACAGATACAAAATGGAGAAATCGTTATTAGAAATACGGCCTCGTTCACAGGCGATAATGCAGCTTTAATAATAATAGACGGTAGAGAATCGACAATGAACTCCTTGGAAAACATAGCCACTTCCGATATTAAAAATATTAGTGTAATGAAAGATGCTTCAGCATCGATGTATGGCTCACGTGGAGCTAATGGTGTTGTTATTGTTAGTACAAAACGAGGGGATAAATAA